The Linepithema humile isolate Giens D197 chromosome 2, Lhum_UNIL_v1.0, whole genome shotgun sequence genome has a segment encoding these proteins:
- the ZnT86D gene encoding zinc transporter 7: MLPLSHSPRDSRLNFRSRVKEKLLGWKRLIFSDQNTRNLFLFLILNLSFAFVELSYGIWTNSLGLISDSFHMFFDCTGLLFGLAASVITKWRANERYSYGYVRAEVLGGFVNGLLLLFIALFIMSEAVERAIEPPEIKHERLFMVSVLGLLVNLVGIYAFKHGQGHGHGGHGHSHSHGAGGHHGHSHSRDNSHDYSHLNHNYDHHVELDASFTGTNSQIMKGVFLHILADTLGSVGVIVSAVLMQTFGWMIADPICSMLIAVLIVLSVISLMKESWEVLMQRQPMALDYALPHCYNKLTQMPGVYSVQEPHFWTLCSDVYVGCLKLEVAREVDPKSVVMATQKIFQAAGVRQLTVQLDYAPM; the protein is encoded by the coding sequence ATGCTGCCACTTTCACACAGTCCACGTGACTCACGCTTAAACTTCCGCAGTAGAGTCAAGGAAAAGCTACTGGGTTGGAAACGTTTGATCTTCTCAGATCAGAACACTCGAAATCTGTTCCTGTTCCTGATTCTCAACTTGTCCTTTGCCTTCGTCGAGTTGTCATATGGAATCTGGACGAACAGCCTCGGCCTTATCTCCGACAGTTTTCACATGTTCTTCGACTGCACCGGCTTACTGTTCGGTTTGGCTGCATCTGTCATCACAAAATGGAGAGCGAACGAAAGATACTCCTATGGATATGTTAGAGCTGAAGTGCTAGGCGGCTTTGTAAATGGATTGCTCTTGCTGTTCATTGCCCTGTTTATCATGTCAGAGGCAGTGGAGAGAGCTATTGAGCCGCCAGAAATCAAGCATGAAAGACTCTTTATGGTTTCCGTGTTGGGACTCTTAGTGAATTTAGTAGGAATATACGCATTTAAACACGGACAAGGCCATGGGCATGGCGGCCATGGCCACAGTCACAGCCATGGTGCGGGAGGACACCACGGCCATTCTCACTCTCGTGACAACAGTCATGACTATTCTCATTTGAATCATAATTACGATCACCACGTCGAACTGGATGCATCATTCACCGGCACAAACTCTCAGATCATGAAAGGCGTGTTCCTGCACATACTGGCAGACACTCTGGGCTCGGTAGGCGTGATCGTGTCCGCGGTATTGATGCAAACGTTCGGCTGGATGATCGCCGATCCGATTTGTTCCATGCTCATAGCAGTATTGATAGTATTAAGTGTAATTTCGTTGATGAAGGAATCGTGGGAAGTGCTCATGCAGAGACAGCCAATGGCACTGGATTACGCTCTACCGCATTGCTACAACAAACTGACGCAGATGCCCGGCGTGTACAGCGTGCAGGAGCCACACTTCTGGACGCTGTGCTCGGATGTGTACGTCGGATGCTTGAAACTGGAAGTGGCGCGAGAGGTGGATCCCAAGTCTGTCGTGATGGCAACGCAAAAGATTTTCCAGGCAGCGGGCGTAAGACAGCTTACGGTTCAGCTGGACTATGCTCCTATGTGA